TGCCGGGCAACGACGAAGATCCGATCGTGACCCGCAACACCCTGCTCGACGAAGCCTGGGTGGCCAAGCTGGAAGACGCCGGCGTGCAGAGCATCAAGGTGCGCTCCACGATCAGCTGCGAATCGGCGTTCGGCGTGTGCGGCCACTGCTACGGTCGCGACCTGGCCCGTGGCCACCTGGTCAACATCGGTGAAGCGGTGGGCGTCATCGCCGCGCAGTCGATCGGTGAGCCGGGTACCCAGCTGACCATGCGTACGTTCCACATCGGTGGTGCGGCATCGCGTGCGGCAGCCGTGGACAACATCACGGTCAAGACCACCGGTTCGGTGAAGTTCAACAACCTCAAGTCCGTCGAACACGCCAGCGGTTCGCTGGTGGCGGTCTCGCGCTCGGGTGAAATCTCGGTGCTCGATGCCCACGGCCGTGAGCGTGAGCGTTACAAGCTGCCGTACGGCTCGATGATCGCGTCCAAGGATGGCGATGCAGTGAAGGCTGGCCAGACCGTGGCCAACTGGGATCCGCATAACCACCCGATCGTGTCCGAAGTGGCCGGTTTCATCCGCTTCATCGACTTCATCGACGGCGTCACCGTCATCGAGAAGACCGACGAACTGACCGGCCTGGCTTCGCGCGAAATCACCGACCCGAAGCGTCGTGGTTCGCAGGCCAAGGAGCTGCGCCCGATCGTGCGCATCGTGGATGCCAAGGGCAATGACCTGACCATCCCGAACACCGATCTGCCGGCCCAGTACCTGCTGCCGCCGCGTTCCATCGTCAACCTGCAGGACGGCGCCGCCGTCGGCGTGGGCGACGTGGTCGCCAAGATCCCGCAGGAAGCGTCCAAGACCCGCGACATCACCGGTGGTCTGCCGCGCGTGGCCGATCTGTTCGAAGCGCGCAAGCCGAAGGATCCGGCGATCCTGGCCGAGCGTTCGGGCATCATCAGCTTCGGCAAGGACACCAAGGGCAAGCAGCGCCTGATCATCAAGGACACCGATGGTTCGGAACACGAAGAGCTGATCCCGAAGTACCGCCAGGTGATCGTGTTCGAAGGCGAGCACGTGACCAAGGGCGAAACCATCGTGGACGGCGAGCCGAGCCCGCAGGACATCCTGCGCCTGCTGGGTGTCGAGCCGCTGGCCGCGTACCTGGTCAAGGAAATCCAGGACGTGTACCGCCTGCAGGGCGTGAAGATCAACGACAAGCACATTGAAGTGATCACCCGCCAGATGCTGCGCAAGGTCGAGATCACCGACCAGGGCAGCAGCAAGTTCCTGAATGGCGAGCAGGCCGAGCGCCAGCGCGTCATCGAGGAAAATGCACGCCTGACCACCCGCAACGAGCTGATCGCCCGTTTCGACCCGGTCCTGCTGGGCATCACCAAGGCATCGCTGGCCACCGAATCGTTCATCTCGGCGGCCTCGTTCCAGGAAACCACCCGCGTGCTGACCGAAGCTGCCGTCCGCGGCACCTCGGACAACCTGCGCGGCCTGAAGGAAAACGTCATCGTCGGCCGCCTGATCCCGGCCGGTACCGGCCTGGCGTACCACGCCAACCGTCGTCGCAACGCCTCCGGGCTGACCGAGTCGGAAATGCAGACCCTGTCCGGCGGCGCGCCGGCGGTGGCTGAAGTGGCGCCGGCAGCCCCGGTGGCGGTGGAATCGACCGAAGCCGAATCGGCCGCGGACGAGTGATGGATCCGGTCCGGCCGCCTGGCCGGACCACCCTCGGCGGTGGCGCAATCGCCACCGATGGGGTAGGATGCCGGCCGGTCCTCGAAAGGGGGCCGGTTTGACAACCTGAACGGGGGGCATGGAAAAGGCTCCCCTGTAACGGCCCGGGATCAGGGTCGGCTTGGCGTGCGCGCGGTTGACTGCGTTTTCGCCGGGTTGCTACAATCGTCTGTCTCAGCAGGCCGGTTTCTCGCCTGCTCGCACATATCCGCATTCATGGCCTGTTTTTCATCGGGCCTCTCTCAGAAGAACTTACTGATGGCGACGATCAATCAGCTTGTCCGCAAGCCGCGGCAGGCAACCACTTACAAGAGCGCCTCCCCGGCTCTTGAAAAGTGCCCCCAGCGCCGTGGCGTCTGCACGCGCGTGTACACCACCACCCCGAAGAAGCCGAACTCGGCGCTCCGCAAGGTTGCCAAGGTCCGCCTGACCAACCAGGAAGAGGTCATCAGCTACATCGGTGGCGAAGGCCACAACCTGCAGGAGCACTCCGTGGTCCTCATCCGTGGCGGTCGCGTCAAGGACCTGCCGGGTGTGCGTTACCACACCGTGCGTGGCTCGCTGGACGCCTCGGGCGTTGCCAAGCGTCGCCAGGGCCGTTCCAAGTACGGCGCCAAGCGTCCGAAGAGCTAAGGGAAAGTACACATGTCTCGTAAAGGTAATACGCCGCAGCGCTCTGTCCTGCCGGATCCGAAGCACGGAAGTGAAACCATCGCGCGCTTCATCAACATGGTGATGCTGAGCGGCAAGAAGTCGGTCGCTGAAAAGATCGTCTATGGCGCCATGGACGTGATCAGCGAAAAGAACCCGAACTCCATCGAGCTGGTGCAGAAGGCTCTGGACAACGTGGCTCCGTCGGTCGAAGTGAAGTCCCGCCGCGTCGGCGGTGCGACCTACCAGGTGCCGGTCGAAGTGCGTTCGTCGCGCAAGATGGCCCTGGCCATGCGCTGGCTGATCGACTCCGCCCGTAAGCGTGGTGAAAACACCATGCCGAAGAAGCTGGCTGCAGAACTGCTGGATGCCTCGGAAAACCGTGGTGGCGCCATCAAGAAGCGCGAAGAAACCCACCGCATGGCCGAAGCCAACAAGGCCTTCGCCCACTACCGCTGGTGAGTTTGACGGCCTTGTAAAACAGGCACGGCAGCACCATTAAGGTGCTGCCTCGCGGCCCCAGAAGGGCTGCGCCAATCCGAAGGCCGCCGAAAGGCGGCGTTCGGCCATCCGAATTCCAAGAAATTGAGAGGCTCCCGTGGCCCGCACCACTCCCATCGAGCGTTACCGCAATTTCGGCATCATGGCCCACATCGATGCCGGCAAGACCACCACGTCCGAGCGCATCCTGTTCTACACCGGCAAGAGCCACAAGATCGGTGAAGTGCACGACGGCGCCGCCACCATGGACTGGATGGAGCAGGAGCAGGAGCGTGGCATCACGATCCAGTCCGCTGCCACCACCGCGTTCTGGAAGGGCATGGACAAGTCCCTGCCGGAGCACCGCTTCAACATCATCGACACCCCCGGGCACGTCGACTTCACCATCGAAGTGGAGCGCTCGCTGCGCGTGCTCGACGGTGCGGTGTTCGTGCTGTGCGCCGTTGGTGGCGTGCAGCCGCAGTCCGAAACCGTGTGGCGCCAGGCCAACCGGTACAAGGTGCCGCGCATTGCGTTCGTCAACAAGATGGACCGCACCGGCGCCAACTTCACCAAGGTCGTTGGCCAGCTGAAGGCCAAGCTCGGCGCCACCGCCGTGCCGATGCAGCTGCCGATCGGCGCTGAAGAAGGCTTCAAGGGCGTCGTCGACCTGATCAAGATGAAGGCCATCCACTGGGATGAAGCCTCGCAGGGCATGAAGTTCGAGTACCTGGAAATCCCGGCCGACATGAAGGACGCCGCCGACGAGGCGCGCACCTTCATGATCGAAGCTGCGGCTGAAGCCAGCGAAGAGCTGATGGAAAAGTACCTGGGCGGCGACGAGCTGACCGAGGCCGAGATCATCGAAGCCCTGCGCGTGCGCACCCTGGCTACCGACATCGTGCCGATGTACTGCGGTTCGGCGTTCAAGAACAAGGGCGTGCAGGCCATGCTGGACGGCGTGGTGCAGCTGCTGCCGTCGCCGATCGACGTGCCGGACGTGACCGGTACCGACGTCGATGACGAAACCGTTGCGCTGAGCCGCAAGTCCGACGACAAGGCACCGTTCTCGGCGCTGGCCTTCAAGATCATCACCGACCCGTTCGTGGGCGCGCTGACCTTCTTCCGTGTCTACTCGGGCACGCTGAACGCCGGCGACCAGCTGCTGAACTCGGTGAAGGGCAAGAAGGAGCGCATCGGCCGCATCCTGCAGATGCACTCCAACGATCGCGAAGAGATCAAGGAAGTGCTGGCCGGTGACATCGCCGCCGCCGTGGGCCTGAAGGACACCACCACCGGTGACACCCTGTGCTCGCAGGAGCACCCGATCATCCTGGAGCGCATGGTGTTCCCGGAGCCGGTCATCTCGATGGCCGTCGAACCGAAGACCAAGTCGGACCAGGAAAAGATGGGCCTGGCCCTGGGCCGTCTGGCACAGGAAGATCCGTCGTTCCGCGTCAAGACCGACGAAGAATCCGGCCAGACCATCATCTCGGGCATGGGCGAGCTGCACCTGGACATCATCGTTGACCGCATGAAGCGCGAGTTCAACGTTGAAGCCAACGTCGGCAAGCCGCAGGTGGCCTACCGCGAAACCATCCAGCTGGCCGACGTGAAGTCGGATTACAAGCACGCCAAGCAGTCCGGTGGTAAGGGTCAGTACGGTCACGTCGTGATCGAGCTGTCGCCGATCACCGCTGAAGACCGTGCCGATCCGAAGATCGCGCCGAACATCAAGGACGATTTCCTGTTCGTCAACGACATCACCGGTGGCGTGATTCCGAAGGAATTCATTCCGTCGATCGAAAAGGGCCTGCGCGAAACCATCACCAGCGGTCCGCTGGCTGGCTTCCCGGTCGTGGACGTGAAGGTGAAGCTGGTGTTCGGCTCCTACCATGACGTCGACTCCTCGGAAATGGCGTTCAAGCTGGCTTCGTCGATGGCCTTCAAGCAGGGCTTCGCCAAGGCCAAGCCGGTCCTGCTCGAGCCGATCATGAAGGTCGAGATCGTGACCCCGGAGGATTACCAGGGTGACGTGATGGGCGACGTGAGCCGCCGTCGTGGCGTGCTGCAGGGTTCGAGCACCACCGGTGACGGTTCGGCCAGCATCATCAACGCGATGATCCCGCTGGGTGAAATGTTCGGTTACGCCACCTCGCTGCGTTCGCAGACCCAGGGTCGCGCGACGTTCACGATGGAATTCGACCACTACGAGCCGGCGCCGAACAACATCGCCGAAACCGTGATCAAGAAGTCCTGAGCATAAGCTCAGGCCTTCATCTCCCTCTTTCTGATATCCAAGGTATACAACAATGGCAAAGGGTAAGTTCGAGCGCACCAAGCCGCACGTCAACGTCGGCACCATCGGTCACGTCGATCATGGCAAGACCACGCTGACTGCTGCGCTGACCAAGATCGGCGCAGAGCGCTTCGGTGGCGAATTCAAGGATTACTCCGCGATCGACGCCGCGCCGGAAGAAAAGGCGCGTGGCATCACGATCTCGACCGCACACGTCGAATACGAATCCACCGAGCGTCACTACGCCCACGTCGATTGCCCGGGCCATGCTGACTACGTCAAGAACATGATCACCGGTGCTGCCCAGATGGACGGCGCGATCCTGGTCTGTTCGGCTGCTGACGGCCCGATGCCGCAGACCCGCGAGCACATCCTGCTGTCGCGTCAGGTCGGCGTGCCGTACATCGTCGTGTTCCTGAACAAGGCCGACATGGTGGACGACGCCGAGCTGCTGGAACTGGTCGAAATGGAAGTCCGCGAGCTGCTGAGCAAGTACGACTTCCCGGGCGACGACACCCCGATCATCTCGGGCTCGGCCCGTCTGGCGCTGGAAGGCGACCAGAGCGAGATCGGCGTGCCGGCCATCATCAAGCTGGTCGAGGCGCTGGACACCTGGATCCCGCTGCCGGAACGTGACGTGGACAAGACCTTCCTGATGCCGGTGGAAGACGTGTTCTCGATCTCGGGCCGCGGCACCGTGGTGACCGGTCGTATCGAGCGCGGTGTGATCAAGGTCGGCGAAGAAATCGAAATCGTCGGTATCCGCGACACCCAGAAGACCACCGTGACCGGTGTGGAAATGTTCCGCAAGCTGCTGGACCAGGGCCAGGCAGGCGACAACGCCGGTCTGCTGCTGCGCGGCACCAAGCGTGACGACGTCCAGCGCGGCCAGGTGCTGTGCAAGCCGGGTTCGATCAAGCCGCACACCGAGTTCGAAGGCGAAGTCTACGTGCTGTCGAAGGACGAAGGCGGCCGTCACACCCCGTTCTTCAACGGCTACCGCCCGCAGTTCTACTTCCGTACCACCGACATCACTGGCGCCGCCAAGCTGCCGGAAGGCGTCGAGATGGTGATGCCGGGTGACAACGTGAAGATGGTCGTGACCCTGATCAACCCGGTCGCCATGGACGAAGGCCTGCGCTTCGCGATTCGTGAAGGCGGCCGTACCGTCGGCGCCGGCGTGGTCTCCAAGATCATCAAGTAATCTGCTAGACTCTGCGCCCCGATGTTGCCTGGGTAGGGCATCGGGGTTGCAACACAAACGGGAAAAGAGGCGCAGGACGCACCTCGTGTTCCCCAGACCAGGAAGGGTCGCGCCATTCAGGCAGTGTCAACAGGACCCCCTGTTGACCGCCGCGTTGTATGCGCGCTATACTTTTTGTCTGGGCAGATCGGGAGACCGGTCTGCCTCGATTTTTGAGGTCTACGGAAAGATCTTGTCGCCGCGCAGGAATGTGCGGCGTCCGCATTCAGGATATTCATGGGACAAGGCAACCCAGAGGCCTTGTCCGTCGCTCTTTTAACGAAGGAACCTACCGCCATGGCGGACCAAAAGATCCGGATTCGGTTGAAGGCGTTCGATCATCGTTTGATCGACCGTTCGGCCAGCGAGATCGTTGAAACGGCAAAGCGGACCGGCGCGCAAGTGCGTGGCCCGATCCCGCTGCCGACCAAGATCGAGCGTTACACCATTCTCGTCTCGCCGCACGTCGACAAGGACGCGCGTGACCAGTACGAGACCCGCACGCACAAGCGCGTGCTCGACATCGTCGACCCCAACGACAAGACCGTGGACGCGCTGATGAAGCTCGAACTGGCTGCCGGCGTCGACGTTCAGATCAAGCTGACCTGAGGACTACGACCATGACGAAGAAATATTCGTTGGGCTTCGTGGGCCGCAAGGCTGGCATGAGCCGCGTGTTCACCGAAGATGGCCAGGCCATCCCGGTGACCCTGATTGAAGCTACCCCGAACCGCATCGCGCAGATCAAGACCGTCGAGGCTGACGGCTACAGCGCCGTGCAGGTGACCGTCGGCGCGCGTCGCGCTGCCCTGGTCAACAAGCCGGAAGCCGGCCACTTCGCCAAGGCGAAGGTGGAAGCCGGTCGTGGCCTGTGGGAATTCCGCGTTGAAGACGCGCAGCTCGGCGATTTCGCCGTTGGCGGCGAAGTCAAGGCGGACATCTTTGAAGTTGGCCAGAAGGTCGACGTCCAGGGTGTCACCAAGGGTAAGGGCTTCCAGGGCACCATCAAGCGCTACAACTTCCGTATGGGCGATGCAACCCACGGTAACTCGCTGTCGCATCGCGCGCCGGGTTCGCTGGGCCAGCGCCAGACCCCGGGTCGCGTTTTCCCGGGCAAGAAGATGTCGGGCCACATGGGTGCCGTGCAGCAGAGCACGCAGAACCTGGAAGTTGTCAAGGTCGACGTCGAGCGCGGTCTGATCGCGATTCGTGGCGCCGTGCCTGGCGCTGCGGGTGGTGACGTGATCGTGCGTCCGGCTAGCAAGGCATAAGGAGAGATGACGATGGAACTCGTTATCACGGGTAGCAACAACAAGGTCTCGGTCTCCGATGCCGTGTTCGGTCGCGATTTCAGCGAAGATCTGGTCCACCAGGTCGTCGTTGCCTATCGCAATGCCGGTCGCGCCGGCACCAAGGCACAGAAGACTCGTTCTGAAGTGGCTGGTACCACCAAGAAGTCGAAGAAGCAGAAGGGCGGCGGTGCGCGTCATGGCGCGCTGACGGCTCCGATCTTCGTCGGCGGCGGTGTCACCTTCGCGGCCAAGCCGCGCAGCTTCGAGCAGAAGGTCAACCGCAAGCAGTACCGTGCCGCCATGTGCGCGATCCTGTCCGAGCTGAACCGCCAGGGCCGTCTGACCATCGTGGAGTCCTTCGATGTCGAAGCGACCAGCACGAAGGCTCTGATCGCCAAGCTGGCCGGCCTGGAAGTGGGCAAGCGCCCGCTGATCGTCACCGAGGAAGCCACCGAGCACCTGTACCTGTCGGCCCGCAACATTCCCTACGTGGAAGTGCGTGACGTGCAGGGCCTGGATCCGGTGTCGCTGGTCGGTGCCGACACGGTCGTCATCACCGCTGATGCGGTCAAGAAGGTCGAGGAGTGGCTGGCATGAACAGCAACGAAAAAATCTTCAGCGTGCTGCGTGCTCCGCGAGTCTCCGAAAAGACCGCGCGCCTGCAGGAACATTCCAACCAGTATGTCTTCGAGATCTCGAACGAAGCGACCAAGGCCGACGTGAAGGCCGCGGTAGAGCAGTTGTTCGACGTCAAGGTCGAAGCGGTCAACGTGCTGAACGTGAAGGGCAAGAACAAGTCCTTCCGTAACCGCACCGGCCGCCGCGGCGATTGGCGCAAGGCGTACGTGCGTCTCGCCGATGGCCAGTCCATCGATGTAACGGCCAAGGCCTGAGGTACATCCCATGCCATTGATGAAATTCAAGCCCACTTCCCCCGGCCGCCGTTCGGCCGTGCGCGTGGTTACGCCCGATCTGCACAAGGGCGCACCGCACGCAGCGTTGCTGGAGCCGAAGAGCAATACCGGTGGTCGTAACCACCACGGTCGCATCACCACCCGTCACGTGGGCGGTGGTCACAAGCAGCATTACCGTCTGATTGACTTCAAGCGCAACAAGGAAGGCATTCCGGCGCGCGTGGAACGCATCGAATACGATCCGAACCGCACCGCCCATATCGCCCTGCTGTGCTACGTCGACGGCGAGCGCCGCTACATCATCGCACCGAAGGGCCTGAAGGCCGGTGACCAGGTGATCGCGGGTTCGGATGCGCCGATCAAGACCGGCAACACCCTGCCGCTGCGCAACATCCCGGTTGGTACCACTGTCCACGGCATCGAACTGAAGCCGGGCAAGGGTGCCCAGATCGCGCGTGCCGCCGGCGCTGCCGTGCAGCTCGTCGCTCGTGAAGGCGTCTTCGCCACCCTGCGCCTGCGCTCGGGTGAAATGCGCAAGGTGCCGGTCGAGTGCCGCGCAACGATCGGTGAAGTCGGCAACGACGAACACAACCTGGAAAAGCTGGGCAAGGCTGGCGCCAAGCGCTGGCGCGGTGTCCGCCCGACCGTTCGTGGTGCTGCCATGAACCCGGTTGACCACCCGCACGGTGGTGGTGAGGCGAAGGCCGGCCAGGGTAATCCGCATCCGGTCACCCCGTGGGGTGTTCCGACCAAGGGTTACAAGACGCGCAAGAACAAGCGCACCCAGCAATTCATCGTCCGCGATCGTAGGGGCTAATCGACCATGGCACGTTCACTCAAGAAGGGCCCGTTCGTCGATCACCACCTCGTCAAGAAGGTGGAGGCCGCTGCGGGTAGCAAGAAGCCGATCAAGACCTGGTCGCGCCGTTCGATGATCCTGCCGGAAATGGTAGGCATCACCATCGCCGTTCATAACGGTAAGAACCACGTTCCGGTGCTCGTCAACGAGAACATGGTCGGCCACAAGCTCGGCGAATTTGCCATCACCCGGACCTTCAAGGGTCACGGTGGTGACAAGAAGTCGGGCAAGTAAGGAGAGATGACAATGGAAGCGAAAGCAATCCTGCGCTCCGCGCGCATCTCTGCGCAGAAAGCACGCCTGGTCGCTGACCAGGTGCGCGGCCTGCCGGCCGAGCGTGCGGTCAACCTGCTGAAGTTCTCGGACAAGAAGGCTGCCCACCTGATCAAGAAGGTGGTGGAGTCGGCTATTGCCAATGCCGAGAACAACCAGGGCGCCGACGTCGACGAGCTGAAGGTTCAGACCATCATGGTTGATGAAGGTCCGACCCTGAAGCGTTTCATGGCGCGGGCGAAAGGCCGCGGCACCCGCATCCTCAAGCGCACCAGCCACATCACTGTGGTTGTGGGCGCCGGCAAGTAAGCGGAAAGGAAAACACCATGGGTCATAAAGTTCATCCGATTGGTATCCGCCTCGGCATCTCCAAGGACTGGAACTCCAAGTGGTACGCCAACAAGGCCGAGTTTGCTGGTTATCTGGCAGCCGACCTGAAGGTGCGGGACATGCTGCGCAAGAAGCTCGCGCAGGCCGGCATCAGCAAGATCCTCATCGAACGTCCGGCGAAGACCGCCCGCGTGACGATCCACACCGCCCGTCCGGGCGTGGTGATCGGCAAGCGTGGTGAGGACATCGAGAAGCTGCGCAAGGAAGTGAGCGAAATGATGGGCGTTCCGGCGCACATCAACGTCACCGAAGTGCGCAAGCCCGAGCTGGACGCACAGCTGGTTGCCGAGTCGATCGCGCAGCAGCTGGAGCGTCGCATCATGTTCCGCCGCGCAATGAAGCGCTCGGTCGGCAACGCGATGCGCCTCGGTGCCCTGGGCATCAAGGTCAACGTCGGTGGCCGCTTGAACGGTGCTGAAATCGCCCGTTCGGAGTGGTACCGCGAAGGCCGCGTGCCGCTGCACACGCTGCGTGCCGACATCGACTATGGCTTCGCTGAAGCCAAGACGACCTACGGCATCATCGGCATCAAGGTCTGGATCTACAAGGGCGAGGTTTTCGATTTCTCCCAGGTTGGCCAGGAAAAGCAGGACGACACCCCGTCGCGCAACGATCGTAACGATCGCGGTGACCGCGGTGACCGTCAGCGCCCGGCCCGTGAAGCGAGGTAACGACAATGTTGCAACCCAAGCGAACCAAGTACCGCAAGGTACACAAGGGCCGTAACGATGGCCTGAGCTGGAGCGCCAACGCTGTCAGCTTCGGCGAATACGGCCTGAAGGCAACCGCCCACGGTCAGCTGACCGCGCGCCAGATCGAAGCGGCCCGCCGCTCGATCAGCCGCTACGTCAAGCGCGGTGGCAAGATGTGGATCCGAGTGTTCCCCGACAAGCCGATCACCAAGAAGCCCATCGAAGTCCGAATGGGTTCTGGTAAGGGCAACGTGGAGTACTGGGTAGCCCAGATCCAGCCCGGCCGCATGATCTATGAAATTGAAGGTGTGGGTGAAGACGTGGCACGCGAGGCGTTCCGCCTGGCAGCTGCCAAGCTCTCCGTGACCACCACTTTCGTGACCCGGACGGTGATGTGATGGATATCAAACAGCTTCGCGAAAAGTCGGCTGACGACCTGAAGTCCCATTTGGTTGACCTGCGTAAGGAGCAGTTCTCGCTCCGCATGCAGCAGGTCACCGGGCAGCTGCCGAAGACTCACGAAACCCGCCGGGTCCGCCGCGAGATTGCTCGCGTCAAGACCCTGCTCGGCAGCAACAAGTAAGGATGGCCGCGATGAGCGACAATACTGAAAACAAGCAGCTGCGCACGGTCGAAGGCCGTGTCGTCAGCAACAAGATGGACAAGACGGTCACCGTGTTGGTGGAGCGCCAGGTCAAGCACGCGCTGTACGGCAAGTACCTGCGTCGTTCGACCAAGCTCCACGCGCACGACGCCGACAACGCCTGCAATGAAGGCGATGTCGTCCGCGTGACCGAAATTGCTCCGATGTCCAAGACCAAGAACTGGCGCGTGGTGGAAATTGTCACCCGTGCGGCTCAATAAGGAGATCTGACTCATGATCCAGATGCAGAGCTACCTCGAGGTCGCGGACAATTCCGGTGCCAAGGAAGTGATGTGCATCAAGGTGCTGGGCGGCTCCAAGCGTCGCTACGCACACATCGGTGACATCATCAAGGTCACCGTGAAGGATGCAATTCCGCGCGGCAAGGTCAAGAAGGGTGAAGTGTTCGACGCCGTCGTGGTGCGTACCCGCAAGGGTGTGCGTCGCGCCGATGGCTCGCTGATCCGTTTCGACACCAATGCCGCGGTCCTGCTCAACAACAAGCAAGAGCCGATCGGCACCCGCATCTTCGGGCCGGTGACCCGTGAACTTCGTTCCGAGAAGTTCATGAAGATCGTCTCGCTCGCTCCCGAAGTGCTGTGAGCGACAGGAGATAATCATGGCTAACCGTATCAAGAAGGGCGACCAGGTCGTCGTCAACACCGGCAAGGACAAGGGCAAGCAGGGCGAAGTCGTCCGCGTCGACGGCGATCGTGTGATCGTCGCCAACGTGAACATCGTCAAGCGCCACACCAAGCCGAACCCGCAGGCAGGCGTTGCCGGCGGAGTGGTCGAGCGTGAAGCGTCGATCCATATCTCCAACGTGAATGTGCTCAACCCGGCTTCGGGCAAGGGCGAGCGCGTTGGCTTCAAGGTGCTGGAGGATGGACGCAAACTGCGTGTGTTCCGCTCCAGCGGTGAGGCGCTTGACGCCTGAGGAATGAGAAGATGAGTTCCCGTCTCGAAAAGTTCTACCAGGAAGAAGTGGTGCCGGCGCTGATGAAGCAGTTCGGCTACACCAATCCGATGCAGGTTCCCCGCCTGGTCAAGGTCACCCTGAACATGGGTGTCGGCGAAGCGGCGACCAACAAGAAGATCCTGGAAAATGCCGTCGCCGACATGGCCAAGGTCTCCGGCCAGAAGCCGATCGTGACCAAGTCCCGCGTCTCGGTGGCTTCGTTCAAGATCCGCGATGGTTGGCCGATCGGCTGCAAGACCACGCTGCGTCGTGCCAAGATGTATGAGTTCCTGGATCGCCTGATCAACATCTCGCTGCCGCGCGTGCGCGACTTCCGTGGTGTCTCGGGTCGTTCCTTCGACGGTCGCGGCAACTTCAACATGGGTGTGAAGGAACAGATCATCTTCCCGGAAATCGACTTCGACGCTGTCGACGCGATCCGCGGCATGGATATCGCCATCACCACCACCGCCAAGACCGATGCGGAAGCGAAGGCGCTGCTCGCAGCGTTCAAGTTCCCGTTCCGTAACTGATACGTCGAGGAATCCGAAATGGCAAAGACCTCCATGGTCAACCGCGACCTGAAGCGTGCGAAGCTGGCCGTCAAGTACGCCGGCAAGCGTGAAGAGCTGAAGAAGATCATCTCCAGCACGACCGCTTCGTACGAAGAGAAGGAACAGGCCGTGATCAAGTTGCAGAAGCTGCCGCGCGATTCGTCGCCGAGCCGCCACCGCAACCGTTGCGAACTGTCGGGCCGCCCGCGTGGCGTGTACAGCAA
This is a stretch of genomic DNA from Stenotrophomonas rhizophila. It encodes these proteins:
- the rpsL gene encoding 30S ribosomal protein S12, which encodes MATINQLVRKPRQATTYKSASPALEKCPQRRGVCTRVYTTTPKKPNSALRKVAKVRLTNQEEVISYIGGEGHNLQEHSVVLIRGGRVKDLPGVRYHTVRGSLDASGVAKRRQGRSKYGAKRPKS
- the rpsG gene encoding 30S ribosomal protein S7 is translated as MSRKGNTPQRSVLPDPKHGSETIARFINMVMLSGKKSVAEKIVYGAMDVISEKNPNSIELVQKALDNVAPSVEVKSRRVGGATYQVPVEVRSSRKMALAMRWLIDSARKRGENTMPKKLAAELLDASENRGGAIKKREETHRMAEANKAFAHYRW
- the fusA gene encoding elongation factor G; its protein translation is MARTTPIERYRNFGIMAHIDAGKTTTSERILFYTGKSHKIGEVHDGAATMDWMEQEQERGITIQSAATTAFWKGMDKSLPEHRFNIIDTPGHVDFTIEVERSLRVLDGAVFVLCAVGGVQPQSETVWRQANRYKVPRIAFVNKMDRTGANFTKVVGQLKAKLGATAVPMQLPIGAEEGFKGVVDLIKMKAIHWDEASQGMKFEYLEIPADMKDAADEARTFMIEAAAEASEELMEKYLGGDELTEAEIIEALRVRTLATDIVPMYCGSAFKNKGVQAMLDGVVQLLPSPIDVPDVTGTDVDDETVALSRKSDDKAPFSALAFKIITDPFVGALTFFRVYSGTLNAGDQLLNSVKGKKERIGRILQMHSNDREEIKEVLAGDIAAAVGLKDTTTGDTLCSQEHPIILERMVFPEPVISMAVEPKTKSDQEKMGLALGRLAQEDPSFRVKTDEESGQTIISGMGELHLDIIVDRMKREFNVEANVGKPQVAYRETIQLADVKSDYKHAKQSGGKGQYGHVVIELSPITAEDRADPKIAPNIKDDFLFVNDITGGVIPKEFIPSIEKGLRETITSGPLAGFPVVDVKVKLVFGSYHDVDSSEMAFKLASSMAFKQGFAKAKPVLLEPIMKVEIVTPEDYQGDVMGDVSRRRGVLQGSSTTGDGSASIINAMIPLGEMFGYATSLRSQTQGRATFTMEFDHYEPAPNNIAETVIKKS
- the tuf gene encoding elongation factor Tu, with protein sequence MAKGKFERTKPHVNVGTIGHVDHGKTTLTAALTKIGAERFGGEFKDYSAIDAAPEEKARGITISTAHVEYESTERHYAHVDCPGHADYVKNMITGAAQMDGAILVCSAADGPMPQTREHILLSRQVGVPYIVVFLNKADMVDDAELLELVEMEVRELLSKYDFPGDDTPIISGSARLALEGDQSEIGVPAIIKLVEALDTWIPLPERDVDKTFLMPVEDVFSISGRGTVVTGRIERGVIKVGEEIEIVGIRDTQKTTVTGVEMFRKLLDQGQAGDNAGLLLRGTKRDDVQRGQVLCKPGSIKPHTEFEGEVYVLSKDEGGRHTPFFNGYRPQFYFRTTDITGAAKLPEGVEMVMPGDNVKMVVTLINPVAMDEGLRFAIREGGRTVGAGVVSKIIK
- the rpsJ gene encoding 30S ribosomal protein S10, which translates into the protein MADQKIRIRLKAFDHRLIDRSASEIVETAKRTGAQVRGPIPLPTKIERYTILVSPHVDKDARDQYETRTHKRVLDIVDPNDKTVDALMKLELAAGVDVQIKLT
- the rplC gene encoding 50S ribosomal protein L3 — protein: MTKKYSLGFVGRKAGMSRVFTEDGQAIPVTLIEATPNRIAQIKTVEADGYSAVQVTVGARRAALVNKPEAGHFAKAKVEAGRGLWEFRVEDAQLGDFAVGGEVKADIFEVGQKVDVQGVTKGKGFQGTIKRYNFRMGDATHGNSLSHRAPGSLGQRQTPGRVFPGKKMSGHMGAVQQSTQNLEVVKVDVERGLIAIRGAVPGAAGGDVIVRPASKA
- the rplD gene encoding 50S ribosomal protein L4; protein product: MELVITGSNNKVSVSDAVFGRDFSEDLVHQVVVAYRNAGRAGTKAQKTRSEVAGTTKKSKKQKGGGARHGALTAPIFVGGGVTFAAKPRSFEQKVNRKQYRAAMCAILSELNRQGRLTIVESFDVEATSTKALIAKLAGLEVGKRPLIVTEEATEHLYLSARNIPYVEVRDVQGLDPVSLVGADTVVITADAVKKVEEWLA
- the rplW gene encoding 50S ribosomal protein L23, translated to MNSNEKIFSVLRAPRVSEKTARLQEHSNQYVFEISNEATKADVKAAVEQLFDVKVEAVNVLNVKGKNKSFRNRTGRRGDWRKAYVRLADGQSIDVTAKA
- the rplB gene encoding 50S ribosomal protein L2, whose protein sequence is MPLMKFKPTSPGRRSAVRVVTPDLHKGAPHAALLEPKSNTGGRNHHGRITTRHVGGGHKQHYRLIDFKRNKEGIPARVERIEYDPNRTAHIALLCYVDGERRYIIAPKGLKAGDQVIAGSDAPIKTGNTLPLRNIPVGTTVHGIELKPGKGAQIARAAGAAVQLVAREGVFATLRLRSGEMRKVPVECRATIGEVGNDEHNLEKLGKAGAKRWRGVRPTVRGAAMNPVDHPHGGGEAKAGQGNPHPVTPWGVPTKGYKTRKNKRTQQFIVRDRRG